The Diospyros lotus cultivar Yz01 chromosome 15, ASM1463336v1, whole genome shotgun sequence genome has a window encoding:
- the LOC127791402 gene encoding riboflavin synthase translates to MALSTSISSFSKTLKPSLPKPTIFSLLKAPPNTHMLKQALRLNPPPLSLIFTAKNLKPNLQFKPHYSPIRSLFTGIVEEMGEVRHLGFADDGEGFTMKIFSKTVLEDVNLGDSISINGTCLTVTHFDTQLSEFTVGLSPETLRKTSLIELEAGSLVNLERALKPSTRMGGHFVQGHVDGTGEIVATEREGDSLWVTVRTTPEMLKYIVPKGFIAVDGTSLTVVQVFDEMQSFNFMLVDYTQQKVVIPLKKIGQKVNLEVDILGKYVERLLKSSS, encoded by the coding sequence ATGGCTCTCTCCACCTCCATCAGCTCATTCTCCAAAACTCTAAAGCCCTCTCTTCCAAAACCCACAATCTTCAGCCTCCTCAAAGCTCCTCCCAACACCCACATGCTCAAGCAGGCTCTTCGTCTCAACCCTCCAcccctctctctcatctttACTGCCAAAAATCTCAAACCCAATCTCCAATTCAAGCCTCACTACAGCCCAATCCGATCCCTCTTCACCGGAATCGTGGAGGAAATGGGCGAGGTCAGACATCTAGGTTTCGCCGACGACGGCGAAGGATTCACCAtgaaaattttctccaaaaccGTCCTCGAAGACGTCAACCTCGGCGACAGCATTTCTATCAACGGCACCTGCCTCACTGTCACCCATTTCGACACCCAGTTGTCCGAATTCACCGTCGGATTATCTCCGGAAACGCTCAGGAAAACGTCGTTAATTGAGCTCGAAGCTGGGTCACTGGTCAATTTGGAGAGGGCCCTGAAACCCTCGACCAGAATGGGAGGGCATTTCGTGCAGGGCCACGTCGACGGCACCGGCGAAATCGTCGCCACCGAGAGGGAAGGCGACTCGCTGTGGGTGACGGTGAGGACGACGCCGGAGATGTTGAAGTACATTGTACCGAAAGGGTTTATCGCTGTGGATGGGACTAGTTTGACGGTCGTCCAGGTGTTTGATGAAATGCAGTCGTTTAATTTCATGTTGGTGGATTATACCCAGCAGAAGGTAGTGATTCCACTGAAGAAAATTGGCCAGAAGGTGAACTTGGAGGTGGATATTCTTGGCAAGTATGTGGAGCGGCTTCTTAAGTCTTCTTCTTGA
- the LOC127791429 gene encoding uncharacterized protein LOC127791429 yields MKKSGIAAAAAASVAAASATAISSSALASNTNSQRSRQEADSSKESENSRTSSDQFAPRFDGLRFIETLVTAHR; encoded by the exons ATGAAGAAATCAGGGATCGCAGCCGCGGCCGCTGCCTCCGTCGCCGCAGCTTCAGCCACCGCCATCTCTTCCTCGGCTCTAGCTTCCAACACCAACTCGCAGCGATCTCGCCAG GAGGCTGATTCGAGCAAAGAGAGTGAAAATTCCAGGACTTCTTCGGATCAATTTGCGCCCAGGTTCGATGGACTGAGGTTTATTGAAACGCTGGTTACGGCTCACAGATAA
- the LOC127791428 gene encoding GPI-anchored protein LLG3-like: MVPQYSSSFLFLFAFLAGLASSATISNGVLQSHGMTARALLQVKSDCSIDFEHQNYTIITSQCKGPRYETTICCKAFRQFACPFTNELNDDKSNCANTMFGYINTFGKYPPGLFASLCIDTTNDKGLGCTDEQIELSNGVPSKFNQSPVLMLAAAAAAFITCCPFELF; the protein is encoded by the exons ATGGTTCCGCAATATTCGTCATCTTTCTTGTTTCTCTTCGCATTCCTCGCTGGCTTGGCCTCCTCGGCCACCATTTCTA ATGGCGTCCTTCAATCTCATGGAATGACAGCCCGTGCTCTCCTTCAAGTGAAATCAG ATTGCAGCATCGACTTTGAGCATCAGAACTACACAATCATCACAAGCCAGTGCAAGGGGCCGAGGTACGAGACAACCATATGTTGTAAAGCGTTCAGGCAATTCGCCTGCCCTTTCACCAACGAGCTCAACGACGACAAAAGCAATTGCGCCAACACCATGTTCGGCTACATAAACACGTTCGGCAAGTACCCACCGGGGCTCTTTGCCAGTCTCTGCATCGATACCACCAACGACAAAGGTTTAGGTTGCACGGACGAACAAATCGAGCTCTCAAATGGGGTTCCatcaaaattcaatcaatcTCCGGTCCTGATGCTGGCAGCAGCAGCTGCCGCCTTCATCACATGCTGCCCGTTCGAGTTGTTTTGA